Proteins encoded by one window of Venturia canescens isolate UGA chromosome 2, ASM1945775v1, whole genome shotgun sequence:
- the NHP2 gene encoding H/ACA ribonucleoprotein complex subunit 2-like protein — MGETKPTRMEEDEDVSEADASKEMSYEEKLTNVNTIAKPMAPKKLTKKIYKCIKKASKQKTYLRNGLKDVQKHLRKGEKGLVVFAGDVFPVEIMCHLPIVCEDKNLPYCYTPSRQDIGTAMGVKRGSLMVLIKEHPDYKELYDEISEAMTHLASPL, encoded by the exons ATGGGTGAAACTAAACCAACCAGGATGGAAGAGGATGAGGACGTCTCCGAGGCTGATGCCAGTAAAGAAATGAGCTACGAGGAGAAATTGACGAATGTCAATACTATAGCGAAACCCATGGCTCCGAAAAAACTaaccaaaaaaatttacaaatgtaTCAAAAAAG CATCAAAACAGAAAACTTACCTCAGAAACGGATTAAAGGATGTACAGAAACATCTGCGTAAAGGTGAAAAAGG ATTGGTGGTATTCGCTGGCGATGTATTTCCTGTGGAAATAATGTGTCATTTACCAATAGTTTGCGAGGACAAAAATTTACCATACTGTTACACACCTTCGAGACAAGACATCGGCACAGCAATGGGAGTGAAACGAGGCAGTTTGATGGTTCTGATAAAAGAGCATCCAGACTACAAAGAACTTTACGACGAGATCAGCGAAGCAATGACACACCTTGCTTCACCCCTTTAA